From one Triticum urartu cultivar G1812 chromosome 3, Tu2.1, whole genome shotgun sequence genomic stretch:
- the LOC125546094 gene encoding glutathione transferase GST 23-like, translated as MEGSKAAAMSSEPVRLIGCFGSPVVHRAELALRLKGVPYQLIEEDLNNKSELLLTHNPVHKTVPVLLHGDRSIPESLVIVEYVDEAFPAGLPLLPVDPVARANARFWATFLEEEFKKPLWIALWTDGEAQAAAARETKANLTLLEAQLPEGKRFFGGDAIGFLDIAVGGALAHWMGVVEEMAGVRLLTEEDHPTLCRWARAYRADEAVRQCLPDRDRVLGALAARKDLYVSIAKAMAAQK; from the exons ATGGAAGGGAGCAAAGCTGCCGCGATGTCATCTGAGCCGGTGAGGCTCATCGGCTGCTTCGGCAGCCCGGTCGTCCACCGCGCCGAGCTGGCCCTGCGCCTCAAGGGCGTCCCCTACCAGCTCATCGAGGAGGACCTCAACAACAAGAGCGAGCTGCTGCTCACGCACAACCCCGTCCACAAGACCGTCCCCGTGCTCCTCCACGGCGACCGCTCCATCCCGGAGTCGCTCGTCATCGTCGAGTACGTCGACGAGGCCTTCCCCGCCGGCCTGCCGCTCCTTCCTGTCGACCCCGTCGCCCGCGCCAACGCCCGCTTCTGGGCAACATTCCTCGAAGAGGAG TTCAAGAAGCCTTTGTGGATTGCGCTGTGGACGGACGGCGAGGCGCAGGCAGCGGCGGCGAGGGAGACAAAGGCGAACCTGACGCTGCTGGAGGCGCAGCTGCCGGAGGGGAAGAGGTTCTTCGGCGGCGACGCCATCGGTTTCCTCGACATCGCCGTCGGCGGGGCGCTCGCGCACTGGATGGGGGTGGTCGAGGAGATGGCCGGCGTGCGGCTGCTGACCGAAGAGGACCACCCGACGCTGTGCCGCTGGGCGAGGGCGTACAGGGCGGACGAGGCCGTGCGGCAGTGCCTCCCGGATAGGGACCGCGTGCTCGGCGCCTTGGCGGCGAGGAAGGACCTCTACGTCTCCATTGCCAAGGCCATGGCTGCACAGAAGTAG
- the LOC125546096 gene encoding glutathione transferase GST 23-like has protein sequence MEGRSKAAAMSSEQVRLIGCFGSPVVHRAELALRLKGVPYQLIEEDLNNKSELLLTHNPVHKTVPVLLHGDRSIPESLVIVEYVDEAFSGPPLLPVDPLARANARFWVRFLEEECKKPMWMALWADGEAQAAAATETKEKLTLLEAQLPEGKRFFGGDAIGFLDIAAGGALAHWMGVFEEMAGVRLLTEEDHPALWRWAREYRADETVRQCLPDRARVLAALAARKDLYVSIAKVMAAQK, from the exons ATGGAAGGGAGGAGCAAGGCCGCCGCGATGTCGTCGGAGCAGGTGAGGCTCATCGGCTGCTTCGGCAGCCCGGTGGTCCACCGCGCCGAGCTGGCCCTGCGCCTCAAGGGCGTCCCCTACCAGCTCATCGAGGAGGACCTCAACAACAAGAGCGAGCTGCTGCTCACGCACAACCCCGTCCACAAGACCGTCCCCGTGCTCCTCCACGGCGACCGCTCCATCCCGGAGTCGCTCGTCATCGTCGAGTACGTCGACGAGGCCTTCTCCGGCCCGCCGCTCCTTCCCGTCGACCCCCTCGCCCGCGCCAACGCCCGCTTCTGGGTTCGATTCCTCGAAGAGGAG TGCAAGAAGCCTATGTGGATGGCGCTGTGGGCGGACGGCGAGGCGCAGGCTGCGGCGGCGACGGAGACCAAGGAAAAGCTGACGCTGCTGGAGGCGCAGCTGCCGGAGGGGAAGAGGTTCTTCGGCGGCGACGCCATCGGCTTCCTCGACATCGCCGCCGGCGGGGCGCTCGCGCACTGGATGGGAGTGTTCGAGGAGATGGCCGGGGTGCGGCTGCTCACCGAGGAGGACCACCCGGCGCTGTGGCGCTGGGCGAGGGAGTACAGGGCCGACGAGACCGTGCGTCAGTGCCTCCCGGACAGGGCCCGCGTGCTCGCCGCCTTGGCGGCGAGGAAGGATCTATATGTTTCCATTGCTAAGGTCATGGCTGCACAGAAGTAG